TGCGCGCCAGTATCCTTCGTTCCATGCTCTTAACTTTGTTGCGGGAGGATTTTTAGGATAAAAGTTTTGGGAAGGCGGGGTTGTTATGTTGTGTCAAGAGTGTGGTAAGCGCCCGGCTACGGTGCATATCACTCGGATCGTGAATGGCAAGCAATCGGACTTGGACCTCTGCGAAGAATGTGCCCGCCAGTACCAGCAGGAACTGGGCATCAAGTTTTGGCCCAATTTTTCTGTACCCCAGTTCTTGGCCAGCCTGTTGAGCCCAGATGTAAGTTGGGAAGGCAGTTCGGGAGCTGGGCACACAAAAACTGAGCGGCAATTAAGGTGCCAAGAATGCGGCCTGACTTATGAACAATTCCAGAAAACTGGGAGGCTAGGTTGTAGTAAGTGTTACCAATATTTCGGCGAGCAGCTACGCTCTCTGGTACGCCGCATTCATGGGCATACTCGCCATACCGGCAAGGTTCCAGCTCGAGGCGCTGATACCATCAAGGTCAAAAAGGATTTGGAGCGGCTCCGAGCTCTTTTGGCGGAACTGGTGGAGAAAGAAGAATTCGAAAGAGCTGCCCAAGTGCGAGATCAGATCCGGGCCTTGGAAGGGCGCCTTTAGGCCTTTAGGGGGTGAGGTTGTGGTTAGCGTTCACAGCAAATGGCTCGAGGGTTCAGGTCCCCATGCTGATATTGCCATTTCCAGCCGGGTACGTTTAGCTCGAAATCTGAGCGGATACCCTTTCCCCAGTTTGCTGTCAGGGCCAGGGGCGGCCCAGGTGGTAGACTCGATAGGGAAAGCCATACGCAGTCCAGGTGTGGTTAAAGCTGCCGGTATTCTGCATCTGGTGGAAATGGCCGATTTGCCTTTAATTGATCGGCAGGCGTTGGTGGAGAAACACCTAATCAGCCCCCAGCACGCTGCTGCTGATAGTAGGCACCAAGCGGTAGCCCTGCGGGACGATGAATCGGTCAGCATTATGATCAATGAGGAAGATCATATTCGCCTGCAGTGCTTGCTGCCAGCTTTGCAGTTGCACGAAGCTTGGCGAGCAGCTACGGCCATCGATGATGCTTTGGAAAAGGAGCTAAACTTTGCCTTTGATGAAAACTATGGCTATCTTACCGCTTGCCCCACCAACGTAGGCACAGGGCTAAGAGCATCAGTTATGGTGCACCTTCCAGCCTTGGTGATGACCAAAAAAGCCGATCCGGTATTGGGGGCTTTGACTCAGGTAGGATTAACGGTGCGGGGCCTATATGGTGAAGGCAGCCAGGCCACCGGTAACCTGTTCCAAATATCTAACCAGGTTACGTTGGGAGTGGATGAAGAAGAAGTACTGGCTCACTTGAGCAACGTCGCCAAGCAGATTATCGATCAGGAGCGCGAACTCAGGGAGAACATTCGGCGATCCCAAGGGGAGCGCCTGCGAGATCAGGTGGGCAGGGCTTATGGGTTGCTGCGGTATGCTCACGTCATAAGTACCGAAGAAGCCTTGTCGTTGCTTTCTCAAGTTCGTCTTGGCGTTGACCTCAAATTGATCGAGGGATTAGATGCTCGCCAGCTGAACCAGTTGTT
This genomic interval from Clostridia bacterium contains the following:
- a CDS encoding UvrB/UvrC motif-containing protein, producing the protein MLCQECGKRPATVHITRIVNGKQSDLDLCEECARQYQQELGIKFWPNFSVPQFLASLLSPDVSWEGSSGAGHTKTERQLRCQECGLTYEQFQKTGRLGCSKCYQYFGEQLRSLVRRIHGHTRHTGKVPARGADTIKVKKDLERLRALLAELVEKEEFERAAQVRDQIRALEGRL
- a CDS encoding protein arginine kinase translates to MRSGPWKGAFRPLGGEVVVSVHSKWLEGSGPHADIAISSRVRLARNLSGYPFPSLLSGPGAAQVVDSIGKAIRSPGVVKAAGILHLVEMADLPLIDRQALVEKHLISPQHAAADSRHQAVALRDDESVSIMINEEDHIRLQCLLPALQLHEAWRAATAIDDALEKELNFAFDENYGYLTACPTNVGTGLRASVMVHLPALVMTKKADPVLGALTQVGLTVRGLYGEGSQATGNLFQISNQVTLGVDEEEVLAHLSNVAKQIIDQERELRENIRRSQGERLRDQVGRAYGLLRYAHVISTEEALSLLSQVRLGVDLKLIEGLDARQLNQLLVLIQPAFLQKVMGREMTAEERDIERARIIRQHLGGN